The following are from one region of the Paenalkalicoccus suaedae genome:
- a CDS encoding cob(I)yrinic acid a,c-diamide adenosyltransferase encodes MKIYTKKGDKGQTQLIGKRVSKTHARVESYGTVDELNSFIGVAIAELDQEDMISDLEIIQHELFDIGGDLANVTEKKEWALKEASITRLEHKIDAYWAEAPELKTFILPGGEKAAAHLHVCRTVARRAERLTVAIDDGSELPPFALAYLNRLSDYFFAAARAVNARKNREDILYKRGKDVFK; translated from the coding sequence ATGAAAATCTATACGAAAAAAGGCGATAAGGGCCAAACGCAATTAATTGGTAAACGTGTATCTAAAACTCACGCTCGCGTGGAGTCCTATGGAACGGTTGATGAACTAAATAGCTTTATTGGCGTTGCAATTGCTGAATTAGATCAAGAGGATATGATTTCGGACCTAGAGATTATTCAGCATGAGCTATTTGATATTGGCGGAGATTTAGCTAATGTCACAGAGAAAAAAGAGTGGGCGTTAAAAGAAGCATCCATTACAAGGCTAGAACATAAAATAGATGCTTATTGGGCGGAGGCACCTGAACTTAAAACATTTATATTACCAGGTGGAGAGAAGGCGGCCGCTCATTTGCACGTTTGTCGTACAGTAGCTAGACGTGCAGAGCGATTAACAGTCGCCATTGACGATGGTTCAGAGCTTCCACCATTTGCGCTTGCCTATTTGAATCGTCTATCTGACTATTTCTTTGCAGCAGCAAGAGCTGTGAATGCGAGAAAAAATAGAGAAGATATCCTTTATAAGCGTGGGAAAGACGTTTTTAAATAG
- a CDS encoding SurA N-terminal domain-containing protein, whose protein sequence is MKRFSKKAILTTTLSAGLLLAACSTDNDGGNDQVNNTNNAATNTEENVTEVEGNEGNANTDGENNLDGEAQPEDVPNVMDQDPDEPVAIVNGEEIPYSELQAQVGPMQGMMGGEGEEDAEQDAEMQAMMAQMSQQILDQLVVTRLLVQEAEAQGIEADDEMVNQELEELKASFETEEAFQEALEQQQYTEEQIEEEIRDITRVEELLTLAHLEEGAYEVTEEEVQAFYEQMAAQNPEMEEFDTIQPELEEQLEQQAYLEDLRANAEIEILL, encoded by the coding sequence ATGAAACGATTTAGCAAAAAAGCAATTCTAACAACTACTCTTTCAGCTGGGCTACTGCTTGCAGCTTGTAGCACGGATAATGATGGAGGAAATGACCAAGTAAACAACACGAATAATGCAGCAACTAACACAGAAGAGAATGTTACCGAAGTTGAAGGTAATGAAGGTAATGCTAATACGGATGGCGAAAATAATCTCGATGGCGAAGCTCAGCCAGAAGACGTACCAAATGTTATGGACCAAGATCCTGATGAGCCAGTAGCTATTGTTAATGGAGAAGAAATTCCATACAGCGAACTTCAAGCTCAAGTAGGCCCAATGCAAGGAATGATGGGCGGCGAAGGTGAAGAGGATGCGGAACAAGATGCTGAAATGCAAGCAATGATGGCTCAAATGAGTCAGCAGATTCTTGATCAGCTAGTGGTAACTCGACTGCTTGTACAAGAAGCGGAAGCTCAAGGCATTGAAGCTGACGACGAAATGGTTAATCAAGAGCTAGAAGAATTAAAAGCTTCTTTTGAAACAGAGGAAGCATTCCAAGAAGCTCTAGAACAACAGCAGTATACAGAAGAGCAAATTGAAGAAGAAATTCGCGATATTACTCGCGTTGAAGAACTTCTAACTCTTGCACACCTAGAGGAAGGTGCGTATGAGGTTACTGAAGAAGAAGTTCAAGCCTTCTACGAGCAAATGGCTGCACAAAATCCAGAAATGGAAGAGTTTGATACCATTCAGCCTGAATTAGAAGAACAGTTAGAGCAACAAGCTTATCTAGAAGACCTTCGTGCGAACGCGGAGATTGAAATTTTACTATAA